The Sciurus carolinensis chromosome X, mSciCar1.2, whole genome shotgun sequence DNA segment TTCTTTagtgatatgatttttttctttaaccttttcttttgtgggggttaccagggattgaactcaggggcactcactactgaaccacatccccagccctattttgtactttatttagggacagggtctccctgagttgcttaacacctcccttttgctgagactggctttgaacttgtgatcctcctgcctcagcctcctgagctgctgggattacaggcgtgagccactgcgCTGAGttctttaatcttttaataactattttctgcataggaaagaaaaacattcaaaattatggaaactcattattttaaaactattttgctATAGGCAAACCATTTTGCAATGTATTAGTTCATTTCTAGTTCAAAACAAAATTGCCATCTGTTTGTCTTAGATacctaaatctttttttctttttcaggaaaaaaaatctgtgaaagaATCTTAAGAGCCAAATTTCCTAAACCTAGATCTACTGCTGTCAGCATCTCTGAGACCTCCTCCATCTAAGAATTACCAGGTCTGACAACACTTTCACTACAACCTACAGTGAGGAATGTCAACAAAGCTATAGAAAACTCCTGTCCTTCTAGACTTACAACCCTCAAGCTGTGCACCTGAGCAGGAACTTTACCATCCTTAGGGAATATTCAGAAAGACAGACAAGACTCAGAAATGCTGAGTCAGAAATTTACAAAATCCTTTAAAAGTTCTCCTTACAGAAGAACCTAATTAAATCCACATAGTTAGTCCACACATCTAGATGAGCTATAGATAAAAGGAAGCCTTTCTCCCTCTTTGAACATAGAGTAAAAGTCTGATATAATActctaagtgatttttgtccccATACCAGTATTATAAAGCAGCTTTACCATATTTATATTAATCAGTATAAGAGTAGGAgtgtgataaaattttatttacatgtatttttttaattaagaaattctGATCAAATCTACTTGGGAGGAAGGTGTTTGCTGTGCTGGAAGACAGACAGGGTGTGACAATTGCCAAATtagaacatcattttttttttttttttgcttgtgcaGTACTCATTCCTGTCTGAGAGTGATTGGTTTTTATAAGATTGGTAGAACACCCCCACTATATTCAGAGACAGTCTAAGTGACTGTGGAATGCCTCGAGggcaatagaaataaaatagaaacaggtATCAGCTCAAGACTTGAGGGATGACGGAGGTGCACTTTAAGTACCATGGAAATCTCACTGGACGAGCCCATTTCCCCACTCTGGCAACAGAGGTTGACACCACTTCCGACAGGTATTCCAACCTGTACATGTATGTGGGCTTATTCTTGAGCCTCCTGGCCATTCTCCTCATCCTGCTCTTTACCATGCTCCTTCGGCTCAAACATGTCATCTCACCCATCACCTCTGAGAGCACAGAAAGTGTTCCTCAATTCACAGATGTAGAGATGCAGAGTCGAATCCCCACTCCTTAAAGCCAGGATGAAGATGAGCTTTAACAGATCTCAGTGAACCCTTGTACGTTGATGTCCAGGAAAGCTTGCTTTCTTACATGAAACTTCTCATGCAACAACAAGTCGTTCATGTTTTCTTTGTGTTGTTCTTCATTTTGACTCTGCTTGTGGAATATCTAAGAGGTTTAAGACTCACTCTTTGAAAGGAATATAGAAAATGGCAGCTGGATGGGAGGGCAGGTTTCCATAGTAACTAAAGAGAGCCTGGGCCTTGAAGAAATTTCAGACCACAGAAATTCGTAAGCAACTgtcattaaaaacacaaaatcccTGGAAGCTCCAAGAGCAAACAAGGAGAATTTGTCCTTGAAAGGTACGAATGTTCCAAGAGGGTACCCCAAGAAAAGGACAAGTTTTAATTGATCACTTCAGCCATAAAGAATCACCTGTGCTGACATAAGGCTAAATCATGTCAGAGTTTAATGGAAGAGACCACTAACCTTTTTCCAAAAGAACAGTGATTTGATGATCCTTAGCCCATCAGGTTTGtcccaaatgaaagaaaagattcaaaGAAACTGTTTCAATTTAAAGAGCAAGTTTGCAGGAAGAAGTTTCTAGTAAATGAACTCACTTAGGGAGAGAAAAAATGTGCATACTATAtctgtgttattattattactggacttttaaaaattcaaataatggcAGATGTATTACTAAAATCTGGAATGATGAGCTGCCCCCAAATCaagggaaaaataattcaaaatgttctCATGATAAGGAACTCTATATTAAACGTGCagcttctttgtctttttctcccttcctgtcACACTCTAGGATTGAGTTACACACAAATATGAACTTTGTTTAAAGGTGGCCTTGGCAAAGAAAATTCAACTGTACTTTAAAGCATAAATGAAATAATCTTGGTATTCTGTTATTGAGTAATTGGAGCTTTGGACAAATTATTTCAGCTTTCTGAGTTCCAGGTTTTTCTTGCTAAAAAATTATCAGAGAGCTATTTAGTCATCACTAGACTCTTCAATCTGAATATACGAAAAACAGAGAGACAAAAGACTAAACAGTTCTCTCCAACAAATCCTTGTTGAAGTCAGTGTCCTCAAATGTTACTTTTGTCTTTCCCAGAAAATGCTCCTCTCTTCCTGATCCCTGCCAAAAGATGAAGTGTTTCACTTATTACCTACAGGAGAAATATAGTTTGAAAAATTCCATTCTCATAAGTAGCCTTCGTATGCCAGTAGTagagaatttgattttttaaaattaactttccaAAGGAAAACCAAAGGAGATGAGTACTGTTtacaaattagaaattagaaaatcagTCATATTCCTGCCACCAAAGGACTAGTACACCTGTGCTAGATTCTACcagctcaaaaaagaaaaaaaattggtccTCCCTTGCACCTAAAAAGCAGTGATCAAATTTCACAGGGTGTTCCCTTGGGAACTGGTGGTaagagagaaagggaatggaTGTGAAGTTAATGCCACCCCCACTAGACATGTAGCTCTCTATAGTCTGTAACCAATTTAGATTGGCCCCTTTACTCTGATCTAAATCTAGCTTGGTGGTGTAATTCCCAAGTGCTTTCCACTTTTATACACAGTCATTTGCCAATGCTCTCCTCTCCAAGGGGCTGCAAAGTGTGAAATCCCCACGTGCAGAGCTAAACTTAGCTGCAAGGCTGACTACCACACCTGTTACAACTGTGTACCATCAAGAAATGGCGGGTGCATTCTGCACCATACAGAACAAATTAGCAGGTAGGCTAAGACTCAGTTTGGGCGTACTTTTCgctttatattttccaaaacgCAAAGCAACTCTTATTACATCTCGGTGGTTTAAGTTGTGCCTTTATTCAATACCCAGACTCAATGGacaatttaacattttaactcTCAGCAGCCATTCATGAACTTCGAAGACTGGCAACACACTCCAGAGCTTCTTAAGGACATTGTCTTCCTTCACTCCAGTATTTGAATGCACTTTACAGTTGAGAAGTCAGTGGCTGGATAAATGAAGGAACAGATTGTACTTTCAGCAGCAGTGAAAGATACTCAATGCCTTGTTGCTGAATGTGATGAAAACACAGACTGTAAATCTATTTCCTGTTCAATCCAAATTTCAGGAGATTAAAACTGCTTTTTAATCACTGACTTGATGATGATTCCTAATTTATGATCAGGTTTCTCACCTGGAAAACAACCACCCTCTTTCATCACAACTACCCCGTGGGATCCAGATCTTCACTGAGCATTAACCAAAACACATAGCATGGCTTATCCTAAAATAGCAATGTAACCCCCACAATTTCCAGTGATAACataaatgaaaatgcatttaagCGGATGTGTCATTATCACGACTTATGTGGTATTTAATCTTTAGGAAAATAAACTGAATGTTTTCATGATAGTAAatttaccttaaagaaaaaaagctcCCATTTATATTAACTAATATTATATCCCCAAAGGTATTAATTAACATATATTACTGCTGAAAGAATCAGCTAGAATAACCAGTAGACAcaatttgaatttattcttctATCCAAAATGTTGACTTGGCAATTCCCTGCCTACCCCATTGTCCCAAGACTGCATGTTAACTGGTATATAAAAAGGTAGGTTATTTACAAGTAGatgtactgttttaaaataaaaagaaatgttcttcactttttattatattgaaccatatgaaattgatatttttgtaGATAAAAAGTATCCAAACATCAGCAATTTCATATAATTCAACCTAATACAAAGACTCACCACATGAATTCTTTAAACAATAA contains these protein-coding regions:
- the Sertm2 gene encoding serine-rich and transmembrane domain-containing 2; this translates as MTEVHFKYHGNLTGRAHFPTLATEVDTTSDRYSNLYMYVGLFLSLLAILLILLFTMLLRLKHVISPITSESTESVPQFTDVEMQSRIPTP